The Labilithrix sp. nucleotide sequence ATGACCCATCCGGGCGACACGCCGACGTGGGAGCGGAACGTCCGCTCCAGCTTGCGGACGGAGACGCCGATCCGCGCGGCGAGGTCCGCGACGCGCGCGATCGACGCGTCCGCCGTCGCGAGCGAGACGGCGCGCTCGGCGAGGAGCGCGTCGTCGTCGACGGGGCCCGCGCGGAGGAGGAGGAAGCGCTCCACGAGCGCGATGCGTTCCTCGTCGCTCGTCGCGGCGGAGGCGGCGGCGACGAGGGCAGCGCCCTCCGCGCCGAAGGCGTCGGCGACGGAGAGGCCGCGATCGGTGAGCTCGCGCAGCGGCGACGGCCAGAACGCGCGGAACGCGCCGGACTTGAACTTCGTGCCGAGGCCCCAGCCGCGCCCGGTGAGGTCGGCGGCGAAGCGCGTCGTGCAGACGCCGTGGAGCCCGGGGCGGTGGGTGCCGAGCACGAGGTTGATCTGCGGATGAGGGAGCGTCTCCTGCGTATAGGGCGCGGCGAGGTCCCAGCGCACGATCCAGTAGCGGTCCACGTACGGCGCGAGCGCGGGAGAGGGCGCGCGCCGCGTCAGCGTGAAGTGCCGTCGCGCCGCGAACGGGTCGAGGAGTCCGCCGGTCGCGCGCATGTCGTGTTTCTACAATACGCAGCGGGAGGGGCCGATCGACAATCGCGTCATGAGCGAAGACAAGACGTACCGCGGCAGCTGCCACTGCGGCGCGGTGAGCTACGAGGTCACGATGCCGCCGCCGGCGGAGGCGGTCTCCTGCAACTGCTCCATCTGCTCGCGCGCGGGCTGGCTCCTCGCGTTCGCGCCCGCGTCCTCGTTCCAGCTGCTCTCCGGCGAGGACGCGCTCGGCGACTACCAGTTCGCGCGCAAGAGCACGCATCACCTCTTCTGCACGACGTGCGGCGTCCGCTCGTTCTCGCGCGGCAACGGACCGGACGGCAGCGTGATGGTAGGCATCAACCTCCGCTGCCTCGCCGACTTCGACTGGGCCGCGATCCCGGTGCAGACGTTCGACGGCGCGTCGCTCTGAGCCCCAAATGCGAGACGGCGGAGAGCGGGGTTTGCCGCTCTCCGCCGGGGTCTCACGCGCGTCGTCGAGGTCGGACGTCGCGCCGGGCGATCACTGCTCGAAGCAGTAGAGCGCGCGGTACTGATTGCAGGCGTTGGTGGCCTGCGCGTCGGTCCACGCCGCGTTCTTCGACGTGATGGTCCCGATCTGACCCTGCTGCGAGGAGCTGTTCGAGCTCCACGTGCTGCAGCTGTTGGTAGTGTCCGTGTCGAGGCTCGCCTTCGCGATGTTCGACCACGCGGAGCCGCTCGCGGACGTCGACTTCTCGGTGATCGAGAGCGCGTTCTGGATGCTGCCGTCGGAGAGGTCGGCCCACGAGTACGCGACGAACTTGCCGTCCATGCGCACGAAGTGGCCGTCCTTCGAGAAGCGGTGGAGCGGAGCGTCCGTGTGGCTCGTGGCGAGCCACGCGTAGAACAGCTTGCCGGAGAGGGCGGGCGTCGCGTCGGCGAGCGCCTGGCACTTCGCGTCGGCGCCTTCGAGGCCGCCGAGGTTGCCGCGGTAGGTGGTGGAGGTCACGAAGGCGACGCGGGCGCGGGACGCGCTGCAGATGTAGCCCGTGTACGAGATCTCGTTGCCGACCAGGAAGGTGTTGCCGTCGAGATCGGTCCCGACGACGAGCTTCTTGCCACCCGCCGGACAGTTCGCCCCCGCCGGCTCATCGGTCACGACGACGAGCGAGCTCGCTCCAACGTCCCCCTTCGCCCCATCGACGCCGTCCTTGCCGTCCTTGCCGTCGACGCCGTTGACGCCGTCGATGCCGTCCTTGCCGTCGGCGCCGTTGGCACCGTCGATGCCGTCCTTGCCGTCCTTGCCATCGACGCCGTTGGTGCCGTCCGCGCCGTTGGCACCGTCGATGCCGTCCTTGCCGTCGACGCCGTCCTTGCCATCCGCACCGTTGACGCCGTCCTTGCCGTCGACGCCGTTGGTGCCGTCCTTGCCATCCGCGCCGTTGGCGCCATCGATGCCGTCCTTGCCGTCGACGCCGTTGGCGCCGTCGATGCCATCCCTGCCGTCCGCGCCGTTGGCGCCGTCGATGCCATCCCTGCCGTTCGCGCCGTTGTAGCCGTTGGCGCCGTCCGCGCCGTTGGCGCCGTCCTGGCCGTTGGCGCCGTCCTTGCCATCCGCGCCGTCCTTGCCGTCGGCGCCCTGCGCCCCGGTTGCACCCGTCGCACCCGGCGCGCCCGCGTCCCCCTTGTCGCCTTTGTCGCCCTTCTCCCCCTGTGCGCCCTGTGCGCCCTGTGCGCCTTGCGGGCCCGGCGCTCCGGCGTCGCCGTGGTCGCCCTTGTCTCCCTTGTCGCCCTTGTCGCCCTTGGGGCCCGCGGCGAGGGTGACCTCTTGCCACTCGTTGTCGTTGCACGCCACGAACTTCTTCTCGTCCGCGATGTACGCGACGGAGAAGTTGTTCGCCGCACCGCATGCCGGCAGATCGCCGCGGGTGTCGACCGTCATCGCACCGACGGTCTTCGCGCCGGAGACCGCGGACTCTTCGCTGTCGGAGCTGCACGCGATCAAACCGGCAGCCACCATCGTCATGAGTCCCGCGTTCCAATGGATCTTCTTCATCTCTTGAGCTCTCTCTCCAGCACGCCGGCAGGGCGCCATCTCCCATCGAGACCGCTGCGCTACCGTTTCGACGAGGAGAAGGAACGTCCCCGGCGCCGGCCCGTTAAGCGAGAGCAGGGAAATTCGTCGATCGCGACGCCGGCCGCGCCGACGCCCCCAGGCCAGCGCGGCTACGCGCGGCCGTAGACGGGGAGCGCGGCGCCGCTCACGTCGCGCGCGTCGTCGGAGAGGAGGAACGCGATGACGCCCGCGGCGGACGCGAGCGAGACCCACTTCGTCGCGTCCGCGTCCGGCATCGCGGCGCGGTTCGCGGGGGTGTCCATCGTGCTCGGCAGGACCGCGTTCACGCGCACGCCGTGCTCGAGCACCTCCGCCGCGACCGTCTGCGCGAGCGCGACGACGGCCGCCTTCGACGCCGCGTACGCCGCCGAGCCGCCGCTCGTCCACGGGCGCGTCGCCGCGCGCGACCCGACGACGACGACGCTCCCACCCTTCGCCGCGACCATCCCCGGCAACAGCGCGTGGAGCGCGCGGTACACGCTGTCGGCGTTCGCGGACATCATCGACGTCCACGCCTCTTCGTCCTTCGCTTCGTGGACGGGCGCGCCGCCGGCCCAGCCGCCGGCGACGAGCGCGGCCGCGGTCGGCACGCCGCCGAGCGCCACCGTCGTCGCCGCGAGCGCGGCGGCCCAGTCCTCCGCCGAGCGGAACGAGCTCACGTGGACGAAGCCGTCGATCTCCTTCGCGAGCGCGGTCGCCCGCTCCCGCCCCCGCTCCGTGTCGAAGAGCGCGACCTTGTCCCCGCGCCCCGCCAAGAGCCTCGCGAGCTCACCCCCGAGCGCACCCGCCCCACCCGTGATCGCCACGATCCGCGACATGGGCGAGGAGCATACGCGCTCGCGCCCCGCGCGACGACGGTCAGTGGATGGCGTCGGGCCGATCGACGCACGCGAGCTCGATCTCGACGCGGCCGCCGTTCTGGACCTTCACCGTGTCGCACGTCGACGGGCAGAGCAGGACCTTCTTCGGCCCCGCCGCCGCGTCCCAGCGCCAGCCGATCCCGTCCTCGCAGCCCTGACGATGCGGGAGGACCGTCCGCGTCGCGTCGGGTCCCACGACCTCGACGTTCACCTTGTTCGGATCGAGCGTGCGGCCGTCCGGCGGGCGCGGGACGTCGAAGTCGCAACGCGCGAGCTCGCCGCGGATGGCGGTCAGAGGGTTCGGCGCTTCATGGCACCTCCCACCCCGCGCAAGTTCGGGGCCTCCTGCCGCAGGTCCACGATCTCCCTATTTTATAGGCAGATCCACCCGCCCGCGCGGCGCAAGGAATGCGTCCCGGCGCAGAATTCGGCCCAGCGACTGGCTTGACGAAACGTCAAGTTCGGGCTCGACGAACCTCGACGCGACGACTACGGTCGAGATCGAGGTGGGCGATGAAGATCCTGATCGTGGACGGCGACCGGGCGACCTCGTCCTCACCGGCGACGCGTTCGGCCTCGGCGTGAGCGAGCTCGTCGCGCGCGGAGCGCTCGACCTCGTGCGCCGGATCGGGGCCGAGGTCGTCGTCCTCGACTCGATCTCGGCGCTCTTCAACCCGCGCCCGCCGGAGACGATCGTACGCAGCCTCGTCTTCTTCCTCGTCAACGCGCTCGAGGACCGCGGCCTCACCGTCATCATCACCGCCGAGGCGCCCGCCGACTACAGCCGCCCGACCGTCCTCGGCGCGGAAGACTACGTCTGCGACCTCGTCCTCGTCCTCCGCAACGTCACGCCGTGACGCGCATCGGCGATCAGCCCGCGGAGGTCCTCCGCTTCTTCGTCGCGGCGAGCGCCGTCCTCGCCGAGCCGGCGCCGTCGCTCGAGGAGGTCGCCCGCCTCGCCGTCCCTTCCCTCGCCGACTGGTGCACGATCGATCTCCCCGACGAGCTCGCCGCCGCGGCGCACGTCGATCCGAGCCACGTCCAGCTCCTCCGCGAGCTGCGCCGCCTGCCGTTCGCGCCGGCGGGGCCGTACGGCGTCGCGCGCGTGATCGCGAGCGGCCAGCCGGAGCTCGTCATGGCCGCGACCGACGACATGATCGCGGCGATGAGCGCCGACGCGCGCGCGCTCGCGGCGCTGCGCGAGCTCGCGACCGTCTCCTGGATGACGGCGCCGCTCTCGGCGCGCGACAAGACGTTCGGCGCGATCACGTTCGGACGCGTCGACCACGCCCGCGCCTACGACCCGTCCGACCTCCGGCTCGCGGAGGACGTCGCGCGGCGCATCGCGAGCACGCTCTCCCACGCCGAGGCGCTCAAGACCGCGCAGCGCGAACGCGCGCGGGCGGAGGAGGCGAACCGGGCGAAGGACGATTTCCTCGCCGTCGTCTCGCACGAGCTCCGCACGCCGCTCAACGCGGTCCTCGGCTGGGCGCGGCTCCTGCGAGACGGCTCCCTCGACGCGGCCAAGACCGCGCGCGCGATCGACACGATCGAGCGCAACGCGAAGGCGCAGAGCCAGCTCATCGACGACCTCCTCGACGTCTCGCGCATCATCACCGGACGGATCCGCCTCGACGTCCGCTCGGTCGATCCGGCGTCGCTCGTCGCCGGCGCGATCGACTCGATCCGTCCCCTCGCCGAGAGCAAGAACGTCCGCCTCCACACCAACATCGATCGCGACTGCGGTCCGATCGTCGGCGACGCCGATCGGCTCTTGCAGGTCGTGACGAACCTCCTCGGCAACGCGGT carries:
- a CDS encoding GFA family protein — its product is MSEDKTYRGSCHCGAVSYEVTMPPPAEAVSCNCSICSRAGWLLAFAPASSFQLLSGEDALGDYQFARKSTHHLFCTTCGVRSFSRGNGPDGSVMVGINLRCLADFDWAAIPVQTFDGASL
- a CDS encoding response regulator; protein product: MTRIGDQPAEVLRFFVAASAVLAEPAPSLEEVARLAVPSLADWCTIDLPDELAAAAHVDPSHVQLLRELRRLPFAPAGPYGVARVIASGQPELVMAATDDMIAAMSADARALAALRELATVSWMTAPLSARDKTFGAITFGRVDHARAYDPSDLRLAEDVARRIASTLSHAEALKTAQRERARAEEANRAKDDFLAVVSHELRTPLNAVLGWARLLRDGSLDAAKTARAIDTIERNAKAQSQLIDDLLDVSRIITGRIRLDVRSVDPASLVAGAIDSIRPLAESKNVRLHTNIDRDCGPIVGDADRLLQVVTNLLGNAVKFTPAEGHVRVSLQRVDRTIALTVADTGAGIRPDVLPYVFDRFRQAPGAARTSGGLGLGLAIVRHLVELHGGRVQAYSEGVGRGSRFVVTLPVTSIGERTPAARAYAQGYAPPRLDGLRILVVDDQPDARELVVSLFEEAGATAITAATAEEALTRVRHETPDVIVSDLAMPIEDGYTLIRRVRELPPEEGGGTPAVALTAYSRLEDRTRALRAGFQMCLTKPAEPAELLIVVAGLALRAVSALRTVAVSRA
- a CDS encoding AraC family transcriptional regulator — translated: MRATGGLLDPFAARRHFTLTRRAPSPALAPYVDRYWIVRWDLAAPYTQETLPHPQINLVLGTHRPGLHGVCTTRFAADLTGRGWGLGTKFKSGAFRAFWPSPLRELTDRGLSVADAFGAEGAALVAAASAATSDEERIALVERFLLLRAGPVDDDALLAERAVSLATADASIARVADLAARIGVSVRKLERTFRSHVGVSPGWVIRRFRVQEAAERVAHGVAIDWPALASDLGYFDQAHFIREFKSQIGCTPGDYARRVRVTAAT
- a CDS encoding SDR family NAD(P)-dependent oxidoreductase is translated as MSRIVAITGGAGALGGELARLLAGRGDKVALFDTERGRERATALAKEIDGFVHVSSFRSAEDWAAALAATTVALGGVPTAAALVAGGWAGGAPVHEAKDEEAWTSMMSANADSVYRALHALLPGMVAAKGGSVVVVGSRAATRPWTSGGSAAYAASKAAVVALAQTVAAEVLEHGVRVNAVLPSTMDTPANRAAMPDADATKWVSLASAAGVIAFLLSDDARDVSGAALPVYGRA